The following is a genomic window from Desulfobulbaceae bacterium.
ACCAATTTACCATAACGCATCCCGGCTTTGGGCCATCTTTGGTCGCGACTCAATCACAAAATCCTCGACGTAGCGCTGCTACGCCTGCGGTTTTGTTCAATCGGCGCAACCAAATCTGACCCAGATCCGGGCGCGATCCAGTAAATTGGTATTTTCCGAGCCCCTTACTATAATCCAAGTCACTATTGACCAAGCCTCTTGGATACAGTTATAGATGACCCACTACCCCATTTAGTGTCCTAGTGAATTATTTTTTAGAAAATAGTGGCCGGATGGCCACCGGCCTCGTTTTCGTCAGACTATAAGCGGAATAACTACTCTGGCTGCCATCAATGCCAATGGAGACAATCTTTATGGGCGATCAACTTTTTCTTGAGCGATTTGTCTGGTTCGACAATGAGATCCGTAAACAGCATTATCCAAACGCATCTAATCTGGCGGAGCAATTCGAGATCACGATTAAAACCGGGCAGCGGTGTATTGAGTACTTCCGTGATCGACTCCTTGTTCCCCTGGAATATGATTTTTTCAAAAAAGGGTATCGTTACACTGATCCTTCTTTTCAACTGCCAGTAACGCGTATTTCTGAAGAAGAACTTCTTGCCCTTCTTATCTCGCAAAAACTCATTACCGAAGCATCCGCCGGTTCACTTGGCGATGAGTTGGGGCGAGTATCCAAGCGACTTGGCTCATTGCTGGCCGCTAATCTTCCAGGACGAGCGCATCCTGAAGATGCCTTTTCGTTCAGGTGGAAGAATATCAATCCCACTGACCCTCGCATTTTTAAGGTTGTTACTTCAGCCCTGTTACAGGGACGGTTGCTTACTTTCAACTATCATTCGCCATCCGCAGTTCATGATGTGGTGCGCACTGTAGAGCCACATCATATGGTCAACTACATGGGCAATTGGCATTTGATCGCATTTTGTCATCTCCGCGTTGAGTGGCGTGATTTTTTACTCGGTCGCATGACCAACTGCGCAATGGAGAATCGTGAGTTTACAATTCGAGAGAGGGAAGAGTGGCAACCGTTCCTGCAAAATACCTTTGGTATTTATCAGAACCGATCGAGTTTCGATGTAGTATTGCGGTTTACGCCGGAACGTTCACGGTGGGTCAAGGAAGAGGTGTGGCATGAACGCCAGATCGAAGAGGTCCAGGCAGACGGTTCACTTATTCGCACCATCCCTGTCTCTCACGAGGTTGAAATAATGATGGAGGTGTTAAAGCATGGATCACAGGTGGAGGTACTGAAACCACAATGGCTGAGAGATAAGGTGATTGAAGAGATGAGAGCTGCTGTGACAAATTATCTCTACGCGGATAGCGCGAGGGGGGGGATGATGCCTGCTCAAGTTGATCAGCATTAATATTGATAATCTCGCAAGAAAAATCACGGGTGGCGCTGGTGTTAAAAGACTGATCAATTGTTAATGTCTGTCGAGAAGGTTCTTGTTGCGAAATCAAAAATGCTGTATCATTTATGTGGCTATTTGTTGCTGATATTGTTGATTTTTTCTAACTTAGAAGCAGCGCATCATCTGAATGTTTACGATTTTTGATAGAACAAAACAGAGAAAGTCTTCAGTTAGTTATTTTCCCTGTGACTGGGGATTATCATCACATTGTTGAATCTAGCGCCCTCCTTACCCGTTCAATGAGTATTACTTTATCCAATCTTTCAGCTAAAAAAGGAATCCACTATGACAGAAAAAATTCTCGATCTTGTCGCACCAGGTGTCGTTACCGGGGAAGATGTTCAAAAGATCTTTGCTCATTGTAAGGCCAACAACTTTGCACTTCCTGCGGTCAATTGCGTTGGCACTGATTCT
Proteins encoded in this region:
- a CDS encoding WYL domain-containing protein gives rise to the protein MGDQLFLERFVWFDNEIRKQHYPNASNLAEQFEITIKTGQRCIEYFRDRLLVPLEYDFFKKGYRYTDPSFQLPVTRISEEELLALLISQKLITEASAGSLGDELGRVSKRLGSLLAANLPGRAHPEDAFSFRWKNINPTDPRIFKVVTSALLQGRLLTFNYHSPSAVHDVVRTVEPHHMVNYMGNWHLIAFCHLRVEWRDFLLGRMTNCAMENREFTIREREEWQPFLQNTFGIYQNRSSFDVVLRFTPERSRWVKEEVWHERQIEEVQADGSLIRTIPVSHEVEIMMEVLKHGSQVEVLKPQWLRDKVIEEMRAAVTNYLYADSARGGMMPAQVDQH